Below is a genomic region from Prochlorococcus marinus str. MIT 0918.
TTTATACCTCAATTAAATAATCTTAAAAAAATAGAGATTAATAATATAGAAAAAGGTAGCTTTATTATTTTATGGGGACTATTTCTTAAAACAGTAGTGGCTGATAGAATATCTATGTATATTAATCCTGTATATCAAGACCCAACAAATGCTTCAGGAGTAGCTACTATAATTGCTATTTTAGCCTATACCTTACAAATATATTTTGATTTTGCAGGTTATACAAAAATTGCTATTGGCTCAGCTCAACTTTTTGGTATAACAATTTTAGAAAACTTTAACAATCCATTAGTAGCTGTTTCTTGTACAGACTTTTGGAGAAGATGGCATATATCATTATCTTCTTTCTTACGTGATTACTTATTCTTACCTTTAAGTCATCAATTTAGGCATAAAGAAAAACTAGGTTTAGTATTAGCAACATTAATTACTTTTATACTAGCTGGATTATGGCATGGCCCTTCTATTACTTTTATTTTATTTGGAACATTTCATGGTATATGGCTCTCTCTAGAAATTATCTTTAGAAAGAATAAAATTTTTAATAAGTTAACTATAAATTTACCAATAATTAATAAAATAAGGTTATATTTAATGAGGCTATTAACTTATTTAGGTATTAGCTTGTCATTCATTTTCTTTAGGTCTGAGAATTTAAATATAGTTTTTAGTATTTTTAATAATCTATATATAGGTTTACGGCAGCTAATATCTTCAACGAATACTTCCCTTAATGATATGATCAGTATATTTATAAGTTCAGAATCAAAAGAATATCCATGGTTTACTGTTTTGATTAACACATTAATACTTTTAATTAGTTTTTTTA
It encodes:
- a CDS encoding MBOAT family O-acyltransferase, producing the protein MSFNSPAYVVFLTIIILIYLLVKKEQRLLFLLGVSYLFYSLISLKFVLILFLITVISYVIGQLIENSHGKKKLIYINTGISFILLSLVSLKYLNFLSSGINLITGNNSNSIVFFEMAGISFISFHIISYLLDIYYETSPSEKSFIKFSTYISFFPKLLQGPIERADNFIPQLNNLKKIEINNIEKGSFIILWGLFLKTVVADRISMYINPVYQDPTNASGVATIIAILAYTLQIYFDFAGYTKIAIGSAQLFGITILENFNNPLVAVSCTDFWRRWHISLSSFLRDYLFLPLSHQFRHKEKLGLVLATLITFILAGLWHGPSITFILFGTFHGIWLSLEIIFRKNKIFNKLTINLPIINKIRLYLMRLLTYLGISLSFIFFRSENLNIVFSIFNNLYIGLRQLISSTNTSLNDMISIFISSESKEYPWFTVLINTLILLISFFIIYLARKYSLGSKLQHTKRINSYICAQLLILTIISFGIVSSPSFVYVF